TTCGCCCGTTAGCGCGCCGGATGCAATGACCCGGATGTTCACAGAGATCTTCTTCTCGACGATGGCTTTTATCTCAGCACCCCTACGGCCCAGCTGGCGCGCTGCTTGAAGGTGCTTCGAGTCTCTGTGCCCGTGTGGCTGGGAATTGCAGCCACAAAGGCACAAAGACTCAAAGCTGAAGGGACATGTCTAGAAGTTGATGCGCACGACGAACTGGATCAGCCGTCCGCCAGGATCATTAGTGGTCGAAATGTCCCGGTATGCGTTCGTCACTCGTCCGAACGTGTCGCCGCCAACACCGATGCCCGTTGAGGCGTTGTTCGGGCTTCCGACCATGAAGTTGATATTGTTGAAAGCATTCAGGAACTCGGCACGAAATTCGAAGCCGGCTCTCTCGTTAAACCTGATTTTCTTGATCAGGCTCATATCAAATCGGACGAATCCCGGACCGTAGAGAACAAGATTTGGGAAGCCGCACTGCCCCGCGGAGACTTCGACACAGTTCGCGCTCCCGGCGGGAGCGAGGTAACGGCCCTGGGGAACGCCCCGAGTGCTGTAACCGGTGGAGCTGGTTGCGCTCGTGTTGAACGCCAGAATTGTGTTGTCGACGAGGTCCTGGGGCAGGTAGTAGGCAATTCCACCCGGAGCGTCGAAGCGCATCTTGACCGCCTGCTGGAGCTCGCGTCGAGTTATGCCCACGAGCTTGACGCTAGTGGTGTTCGAGATACTGACGCTGAAGGGAGCGCCGGTCTGAAGCCGGGCGGTGCCTTGGTACGACCAATTGCCAAGCAGGGTGTTGACAAAACCGCTGGTGTTCAAGAACCTTCGGCCGTGGCCAACGGGGAAGTCCCAGATCCAGTCGGTCTTGAAGGCGTGGGTGAGGACGAGCGAATTCGGAGTCTTGTACCACTGCGCCCGCAACGAAGGTGAGTTGAGCTGGTAGCCCCGGGCCAAGGTATAGCTGCTCTGCACCAGCAATCCGTGGGACAACCGGCGACGCAGTTCCACGACCCCGGCATCATAGTAAGAATGGCCGCCGTTGCCCACGTACGATGCGCCGCCCTGCAGGCCAGGATTGGTCAGGAAGAAGTTCCGGGCCAGTCCGGCCGTGAGCGCGTTGGCTGCGCGCGTGGAGTTGTTGTAAAGATTGTTGGCAAACGTATAAGGCGCCGGGTTAGCTGCAGCCAACGGGTTCACAAACGTACTGTTGGTGAAAAGGCTGGAGGTGTACTTCGCCGGATTGTTGACATCGGCGCCGGTGAGCCCGCTGAAATATCCGAGTATGGCCGGCAGCGGCGACGTGCCGGTCACGCCGGTGTAAGCAAACGTGTTCCCCTTACCCCCCGCGATGTTCGCCTGCAGGTTGGCCATGGCCAGCTTGAATTCATTCAGAAAACCGTTCTCAATGATGTTTACTTCATTGACATTGGTCGATGAGCGCATGGCAAGGCCGCGGGTTGCGACATAACGGACTTCGACGACCATATCGCGGGTGAGCTCGCGCTGGAAACCGACATTCCAGGACATGACATACGGCATCCTGTAGTTCGGATCATAGACCGAGACACCGTTGGTCAGGGCTCCGGTAAATGGGTAGGTTGGGGCGCTGACGAAGCTGGGAGCGTTGAGCCGGTCGCGCTGGCTCAGGAGGACGGGCAGCTTGTCGCTGCCGACATTCGTGACCAGGTTGCCGAGAGTCATGTTGCGGGATGCGGTGATGCTCGGACCGGGATTTCCGGAGACGGTGCCGAACAACGTGGTGATCCCGTCGCGATTGAAAGACATCGAGTAGCCGGCGCGGAACACGCTCTGTCCCGAGCTGCCGAAGATCCACTTGACGATTTTAGCGTCCGATTTCGGACTCCAGGCGACTCCCATGCTTGGAGCGAAATTGCGCCAGAGCGTACCGTAGGGTTGATCCCCCTGCCTGAACTGGATGAATTGGGTGTCGCGGCCGGCAAGCGTGCCGGGCTTGAAAATGTTCCCCGGTCCCGAGATGCCGTAGATGTCCGCCAGCGTGGCGGTCGACAGGCTGTCGTTCTGCGAGGTCACTGGATTCTGTATTTCCCAGCGCAGACCGTAGCTGAGCGTCAGGTGCGAGGTCGTCCGCCAGGAATCCTGGGCGAAGAAACCCCACTCCCGCATCTGGCAGCGTTGGGTGTTGTTGCCCAGATAGACATACTTGTTGGTCTGTTCGTCGAGTAAGGCGTTGGCTCCGATCTGGGTAATGCTTCCGACGAGCACCGCATAGATCCCTTGAGCCTTTGAGGTGTCTGCGGAAGCAGCGCCGGGGAAGTTTGCTGTCGTGAAAAGACTGGATGCCGGGTCCGTGGTATCCACGCCGAAGGTGATGGTCGGGGCCATGGTGCTGTTTGAGCTGAAATTCGTTATGTTGGAGAGGCTCCCGCCCACGTTGAAGGTGTGCGTTCCGCGCGTCCAGCTTAACGTATCGTTGAACTGCTGGATCGGCGTGTTGCGGCGGCTCGGGTTGGGACTGACCGTTGCATTGGTGATCCCATCCGCGCCGCTGATGGAGAGATTGAATCCTCCCTGATTGGCGACCGGCCCGGTGTAGATCGCCGGAGAACTGTCACCATTGAACACGACGGTGCCGCCGGAAAATCCGAACCTGGCTTCGTTGACCAGGGTCGGCTTCAGAGTCGAGCGCAGCGCAATCGTATTCGAGAATCGCGTTGAGATCTGGCTGCCGTGACTCGGGAAGCCCGGGAAAGCCGGGGCGCCGTTGTTGAGGAAGTCCACAAAGGTGTGGTGCTTCTGGGGAATATAAATGTCCTCAATGTGATGTTTGTTCGACAGGTTGAAGTCCAGGCGCAGCGTAGGGAACTGCCGGACTTCCGCTCCGCTTGGAGTATAGGTATAGCGCTGGATATTCGGATCCGCGATCTTGTTCGGATCCGTCACCACCTCCACGCTGCCGGTGGTTGCGGTCGCGCTGCGGATGTCGGCCAGCAGTTTCGCAAGGGTCGGGTCGATGGTCGAGGGCCGCCCCGCATTGGCCGCCAGCGCCATCAGGTCAACCTGCCGGATCGACTTGGAACCGCCGCTGGACACCAGATATTGAAAGATCCCTTGCTGGGTCAGCGGATGCAGGATGTTGCGCGTCTGCGAAACCTGGTTGGGAAGACGGAATTCCTCGTAGTTGGCGAAGAAAAAGGCTTTGTCGTGGCCGTCGAAGCTGAGCGGGCCGAAGATCTTCTTTGGAAGCCATATGGGTCCGCCGACACGAAAGCCGTACATGTTCAGCAACACCCGGTCGCGCGGGGCCTTGAAGGTCCTGGGATCGTCATTCAGCCCGGGACGCATGTCACGATTGTTGAACCAGTAGTTGGCGTTGAGCACCGGATTCCGGTGATACTCGTAAAGGCTGCCATGGTAATCGTTGGATCCTTGGCGAGTAACCATCTTGATCTGTACGGCGCCTTCGCCGGCACTTTCTGCACCCGGCGTCGCAGTCGACAGCGTTACCTCCTCAACTGCATCGACCCGGGGGTAGAGATTTGTGTAGAATCCGTCGCCATTCTTCGCAGCGTTGTCCTGGATGTTGAGCCCGTCCAGGGTCATATTGATCGCGGCCTGCGGCAGCCCGTTGAACGTGGAGGTGCGCGGGCGGCCCGGAGTGGTGGTCCCCGGCAGGTTGAGAAGCAGATCAGTCGCGTTGCGTGAGGTAAAGGGCAGCTCGAGGATCTGGCGGCCGATAATCGTGGTGCTGACATTGGCCGACTGGGTCTGCAGCACCTCGCCGGCGCCCAGCACGACGACGGTTTCGTTCTGTGAGCCGAGCTCCAGGGTAATCTTGACCGAGGCCGGAGTTCCGACATTCAAATTCACGGTCTTGACTACCGCCTGTTTGAATCCCGATCGGTTTACGGTGACCGAGTAGGTGCCGGCATTGAGTGCGGGCACGGAAAACGTGCCGTTTTCCGCGCTCACGGTCTTGAACTCGGCGCCGGTCCCTTCGTTCTTGACGGTAATGTCGGCACCTGGGACAACCGCACCGGTTGGGTCGATGACCAACCCGGAGAGGGAGGATGTCGAAGTGACCTGCGCCAAATTCGGCAGGCAGGCAAAGGCAAGGAAGATCAGCAGAAAAACTGTTCTGAACGGAATTTCTCTCATACCAGACTACCTCCGTGGGATACGCAACTCGTTGTGTCGATGCAGAACGACCGGACACGCGGGCGCGTGCTGCTTCTGTGCCTCCAATCTAAGCACGGCAGCCGAGAACTGGATGAGCGGACAGAACAGCGACAGACCCCTGAGGGCCGCACCTTTGCAAGTCCAAGCCGATGTGTCAGTCCCAGAACAAGCTATACTCCAAGCTAACTGAATTTGAGGCAGTATAAGACAATTCTAATCGTATCGACACAAAAATGTGGGGGTACGGAGGAGAACGCGACCGAAGGAGATTCAGTTCGTCTTCCTGCGGGATCAGTTTCACTGTGGGCAACGCCACCGATGAGGATGTGGCTGCGGTCGAATGGGTCGATGGTTATGACACCGATGCGACAGGGAATGCCCGTCTTGGACACCGGCGCGTGCAACTGCCAGGTCTTTCCGGCATCGGCGCTTCTGCAAATGCCGACTCCAGGATAGGAATCCGCGGAGAGATTCTCCTCGCCGGTGCCGCAATAGAGGATGTTCGGGTCGGTAGGATCCATCGCCAGCGAACCGACATTCAACACGTCCTGGCTGTGCCAAAGGCACGTCCAGGTTTTTCCGGCATCTTCACTCTTCTAGACACCGCCGCCGGCGGCGCCTACCCAAATCCGGTTCGGATCGGCCGGGTGGGCGATGATGGACGTAACGCGGCCGCCGATGTTGGTGGGCCCCACGCACTGCCACTGCGCCTGAGGTGTCGGCGCCGCAGGGGGAACGGGACGCGGCATGCGTTTGCGCTCGCGCACCAACTCTTCGACCGAAGCCTCGCGGATGGGCCAGGCCGCTCGCGCCTGGAACCAGGAACTCCGCCGCTTATGAGTGGAGAGAGCACGCCGCCCGACGCGCGGACCTTCGCCCACAACCGCAGGAGCGGTCTTCTTCCTTGCCATATTGGCCTCCCTTCCAGGAAATGAAATCAGTCCAATACAGAAAAGATCGGGCAGAAAGCGTTTTGGGGTTGTCTTGGAATGTGGTTTTCCCGCGCGCGGGTGTGTGTCGCCAAATCTCCGTAAAGATGCAAATTCACGCAGCTAATGCGGGCGCCGGGTGGCACCTCTGCACGATAGATCTGGGCCCATGTTGCCATTTTTCGTTGGCTCCCTTACCTGCTTCAACGTGTTCTCCTGTTCCCGCTACAAACCTGGCCTTGAAATCCTCGCTGTCTGTTTGTTACTGGAGTGCCGAGACCCTCTATCCGGCAGCGTGGTTTTCAATCATGGCCGCATTTTCAGCTCCGAAGAGACGGCGCAAGTTGACAGATTGCCTCTTATTCGGAAGCTGGAGGCAGCGAGTCCAGACCCGAAATGACAGCTCATTCTTCCTACCACTCGGTTGACCGGCAATAAATATCGCAGAGGTTGCTGGAGTATTCCGGTGTCAAAACGATGCCTTTAATCGAATCGATAATCTCAATTAATTGATATATACTGGGTCTATCTTGCCCAATCAAGGTTGAGCCATATCTTGGAGGGAACACAAGCAGGATCATTCACATTCATTTCATTGTCCCTACCTCGGTGGAAATCCCGTCTTCAAGATTGAAGGCTGAGATGGGTGTTGCACGTCGCCTGGGGCGACACCCGAGCTTATGATGATATTAAAGTACTTCCGATGGAATCGTGGATGCGAGGACCTATGAAACATAGGAATCTCTTATGGGCGATCCTGGGATTGTGCATCATGACGGGTCGTGCGGCTCATGGCGCCGGCGCGGAAGTTTGGGTCGAGATCCGTTCTCCAAACTTTATCGTGATGAGCAACGCACCCGCCAAACAAGCCCGCCGGGCGGCGGATCGATTGGAGCAATTTCGCAATGTCATCCATGTGTCTCTGCCCAAGTTGCGGATCGATCCCGGAATGACGCTGCGAGTCTTCGCGGCGCGCGATGAGGCCAGTTTCAAGGCGCTTCTGCCGCGTGAGTTCCTGAAAAAAGGCATGACGCAGCCGGCAGGTATATTTCAGGCGGGGCAAGAAAAGAACTTCGTCCTGCTGCGCCTCGACCTGCCGTCGGAGCAGGGCTATCACGTCATCTATCATGAATATGTTCACATGGTCATGAGACTGAATTTCCGCACGCTGCCGGTCTGGCTCTCCGAGGGATTTGCGGATTTTTTCGGCCAGGCGACCCTCTCTGATTCGGAATCGGGGATCGGCCGGCCGAGTCCGCAGCAGATCGAGACTCTGCAAAAAGGGCAGTTGATGCCGCTGGATGTCATGATGGCGGCGGATCACGACTCGCCTTACTATCGCCAGGAGAATAAGAGCGGATTATTTTATGCGCAATCCTGGGCTCTCACCCATTACCTGATGCTCGGGGACAAACGAGCTCATACCGGACAACTGATCCAGTATCTTGACCAGATTCTCTCGAATGTGCCGGAATCCCAGGCCGCGGAACGCGCCTTTGGCGATCTTAAAGTCCTGCAGCAGAAGCTTGACCAATATGTACGTCCATGGGCTTCTACTACTACCGGGTGGCTACCGGCCTCAAGGCCCAGGAAGCCCAATACTCCACCCGAACCCTTGAGCATGCGGAATATCTTGCGGCAAAAGGGGACCTGATGGCGCACATGGGACAGAACGATGAAGCGAAGGCCGCGATCGAGCAGGCACTTCAATTGGATCCGCGCAACGTGACCGCTCACGAGGCCATGGGCATGGTGAGTTTACGCGGGAAGGATCGGGCGCAGGCCGCCAAATATTTCTCGGCCGCGGCCGATCTCGGCTCCACGAGTTGTATGGCACATTATTACGCCGCACAGTTTGCGTACGAGCAGGGAAACGCCGAAGGATTGGGGCGAGCGGAAGGCTATCCGCGCAAGGCGATACAGATCGACCCGCAATACGTGCCCGGCCTCGACATGCTCTCGCGGATCCTGGTGCTCCGGGAGGAGAAACGCCCGGAGGCGCTCGAACTGGCAAGACGCCTCGCCGCGATCGAACCGGCGGTGATCACTCACCAGATTCTCATCGGCAACATCCTCCTGGCAATGGAAAAGCTGGATGAGGCGAACAGCCTGGGCCAACACCTGGTGGCAATTGCCCGTGCCGAGAACGACAAATCGCTCGTCAATTCATTTCTCGCCTCGGTACGATCGCGCCAGAAGCTCCTCCTCGAAATGCAACAATGGGCCGAGGAACAGAAAAGGCGGCTCAGTAAGACGGTGGCGCCTCCCCCACGCCCCAAGGAGGAGGTGCCCGCAGTGGCCGCAAGCGCGTTGCCACCAATAAAAACAGGCCCGAAGTTCAAAATCTCCGGCGTGGTCCGGTCGGTGAAATGCAGTGATCCCGCGATCATGGATGTGGTGCTCGATGTCGAAGGCAATGGAATCAAGTT
This genomic stretch from Terriglobia bacterium harbors:
- a CDS encoding tetratricopeptide repeat protein translates to MGFYYYRVATGLKAQEAQYSTRTLEHAEYLAAKGDLMAHMGQNDEAKAAIEQALQLDPRNVTAHEAMGMVSLRGKDRAQAAKYFSAAADLGSTSCMAHYYAAQFAYEQGNAEGLGRAEGYPRKAIQIDPQYVPGLDMLSRILVLREEKRPEALELARRLAAIEPAVITHQILIGNILLAMEKLDEANSLGQHLVAIARAENDKSLVNSFLASVRSRQKLLLEMQQWAEEQKRRLSKTVAPPPRPKEEVPAVAASALPPIKTGPKFKISGVVRSVKCSDPAIMDVVLDVEGNGIKLRARNHYQVQYWAVDSAGKNNFQPCSELQGKKVQIEYFTALQQQFVGWINAIWIEKYGPWRMREAPSRNAGT
- a CDS encoding DUF1570 domain-containing protein — translated: MKHRNLLWAILGLCIMTGRAAHGAGAEVWVEIRSPNFIVMSNAPAKQARRAADRLEQFRNVIHVSLPKLRIDPGMTLRVFAARDEASFKALLPREFLKKGMTQPAGIFQAGQEKNFVLLRLDLPSEQGYHVIYHEYVHMVMRLNFRTLPVWLSEGFADFFGQATLSDSESGIGRPSPQQIETLQKGQLMPLDVMMAADHDSPYYRQENKSGLFYAQSWALTHYLMLGDKRAHTGQLIQYLDQILSNVPESQAAERAFGDLKVLQQKLDQYVRPWASTTTGWLPASRPRKPNTPPEPLSMRNILRQKGT
- a CDS encoding carboxypeptidase regulatory-like domain-containing protein; the encoded protein is MREIPFRTVFLLIFLAFACLPNLAQVTSTSSLSGLVIDPTGAVVPGADITVKNEGTGAEFKTVSAENGTFSVPALNAGTYSVTVNRSGFKQAVVKTVNLNVGTPASVKITLELGSQNETVVVLGAGEVLQTQSANVSTTIIGRQILELPFTSRNATDLLLNLPGTTTPGRPRTSTFNGLPQAAINMTLDGLNIQDNAAKNGDGFYTNLYPRVDAVEEVTLSTATPGAESAGEGAVQIKMVTRQGSNDYHGSLYEYHRNPVLNANYWFNNRDMRPGLNDDPRTFKAPRDRVLLNMYGFRVGGPIWLPKKIFGPLSFDGHDKAFFFANYEEFRLPNQVSQTRNILHPLTQQGIFQYLVSSGGSKSIRQVDLMALAANAGRPSTIDPTLAKLLADIRSATATTGSVEVVTDPNKIADPNIQRYTYTPSGAEVRQFPTLRLDFNLSNKHHIEDIYIPQKHHTFVDFLNNGAPAFPGFPSHGSQISTRFSNTIALRSTLKPTLVNEARFGFSGGTVVFNGDSSPAIYTGPVANQGGFNLSISGADGITNATVSPNPSRRNTPIQQFNDTLSWTRGTHTFNVGGSLSNITNFSSNSTMAPTITFGVDTTDPASSLFTTANFPGAASADTSKAQGIYAVLVGSITQIGANALLDEQTNKYVYLGNNTQRCQMREWGFFAQDSWRTTSHLTLSYGLRWEIQNPVTSQNDSLSTATLADIYGISGPGNIFKPGTLAGRDTQFIQFRQGDQPYGTLWRNFAPSMGVAWSPKSDAKIVKWIFGSSGQSVFRAGYSMSFNRDGITTLFGTVSGNPGPSITASRNMTLGNLVTNVGSDKLPVLLSQRDRLNAPSFVSAPTYPFTGALTNGVSVYDPNYRMPYVMSWNVGFQRELTRDMVVEVRYVATRGLAMRSSTNVNEVNIIENGFLNEFKLAMANLQANIAGGKGNTFAYTGVTGTSPLPAILGYFSGLTGADVNNPAKYTSSLFTNSTFVNPLAAANPAPYTFANNLYNNSTRAANALTAGLARNFFLTNPGLQGGASYVGNGGHSYYDAGVVELRRRLSHGLLVQSSYTLARGYQLNSPSLRAQWYKTPNSLVLTHAFKTDWIWDFPVGHGRRFLNTSGFVNTLLGNWSYQGTARLQTGAPFSVSISNTTSVKLVGITRRELQQAVKMRFDAPGGIAYYLPQDLVDNTILAFNTSATSSTGYSTRGVPQGRYLAPAGSANCVEVSAGQCGFPNLVLYGPGFVRFDMSLIKKIRFNERAGFEFRAEFLNAFNNINFMVGSPNNASTGIGVGGDTFGRVTNAYRDISTTNDPGGRLIQFVVRINF